The genomic DNA GGTGCGCGGCGAGATCAAGTCCTACAAGCAACTGCCGGTCAACCTGTATCAGGTTCAGACCAAATTCCGCGACGAAATCCGTCCCCGTTTCGGCCTCATGCGCGGCCGCGAATTCATCATGAAGGATGCCTATTCCTTTGACAAGGACGAGGAGGGCGCGGAAAAGTCCTACTACGACATGTTCAACGCCTACAAGGCTGCGTTCTCCCGCATCGGGCTGCGCTTCAAGCCGGTTCAGGCTGATTCCGGGGCCATTGGCGGCGACTTCTCCCATGAATTCATGGTCCTGGCCGATACCGGCGAGGACACCATAGCCTCCTGCCTGTCCTGCGACTTCGGGGCCAACCTGGAAAAGGCAAAGGTTTCGCCGCCCAAGGGCGCAGTCTGCGACGAGTCCGCCGTGCCTGCCCTCGAGGAAGTGGCCACTCCCGGTTCGCACACCGTGGAGGAGGTTTGTACCTTCCTCGGCATCACCGCCGACAAGCTGGTCAAGACCCTGCTTTTTATCGTGGACGGCAAGCCCGTGGCCGCCCTGGTGCGCGGCGACCGCGAAGTGAACGACGTCAAGCTGCGCAACCTGGTCGGCGGCAACGAGATCGAGCTTGCCGACGAGGCCCTGGTCAAGAAACTGACCAACGCCCCTGTCGGGTTTGCCGGTCCTGCCGGTTTGGACAAGGACGTGCCCGTCTTTGCCGATCACGAACTGCTCACCGCCACCGACTGGGTGGCCGGGGCCAACAAGGGCGATACCCATGTGCGGCATCTCGCCCTGGGTCGTGACTGCACCATCGAGAAATACGCCGATCTGCGCGTCATTGACCCCACTGATCCCTGCCCGGAATGCGGCGGCAGGATCGAGTTCACCAAGGGTATCGAAGTGGGCCATGTCTTCAAGCTCGGCCTGAAGTACTCCGAGAAAATGGAAGCCACCTTCCTGGACGAGAACGGCAAGTCCAAGCCCATGGTCATGGGCTGTTACGGCATCGGCGTGTCCCGCATCGTGGCCTCTGCCATCGAGCAGAACAACGACGAAAACGGCTGCATCTTTCCGCCCTCCATCGCCCCGTTCGAGGTCTGCCTGATATCCCTTGGCGGCAAGGATCAGGACGTGGTCGACAAGGCCGAAGAGCTTTACGGGACCATTATGGACCTTGGTGTGGACGCGGCTTTCGATGACCGCAACGAGCGTCCCGGCGTCAAATTCGCCGAAGCCGACCTGATCGGCTACCCGATGCAGTTGGTGCTCGGCGGCAAGGGGTTGAAAAGCGGCATCATCGAGGCCAAGGACCGCAAGACCGGCGAAAAAATCGAACTGCCCCTCGACGGTTTCGCCGAAGCCTTCATTGCCTGGCGCAAGCAGATTTGGAATAACTGGGGTCTGGAAATAGCCTAGATTCCGCACGTTCATTGATACCAAAACCCCGGCGCGGAACCCCGCGCCGGGGTTTTTTTGATGCCTCCGGCCCCACATCCCCTCATTTCCCTAAACTTTTTGGGTCGCTGCGCGAGGAGAGTGGAGGGAAATACCTGTGCGCTTTTGCCAAGAACTATGGGCAAAGAGGCTAGACCTGAACGCGCTCGCACACCCTTGCCGAAGGCACACAAAAAGTTTGGAAGGGGGAGTCCAGAGGGGGAGGCATTCCCTCTCCCTTAGCTTTACGGTTGAAGCGTGAGGAGGGGGGTGCTAGGTTGCCTTTAATCGGATAACGAATAGTTTGGGAGAGAGAAAATGACTCTTGAAAGCGGAATCGCCTTGGCACTGGCCACCTTTGTTTTCGCCTGCATTCCCGGCCCCGGTATTTCTGCCGTGGTCGCCCAGTCGTTGGCGCGGGGATTCAAGGCCGGAGCGAGCTTTACTTGCGGCCTGGCGCTCGGCGATGTGGGCTACCTGCTCACGGCCCTGTTCGGCATGGGCTGGGTGGCCTCGCAGATCGGTCCGTATTTCGTGGTGCTCAAATGGGCGGGTGCCGCCTACCTCGTCTACATGGGCGTCAACTGTTGGTTGGCCAAGCCCTCGGCCAGTCAGGGGGATGCCTGCCCCATGGCGGTCAGGCCCGGAAGGAGCTTTTTGACCGGCCTGTGCGTGACCATGGGCAATCCCAAGGCCATCGCCTTTTACTGCGGCTTCCTGCCCGGTTTCGTGAACATGCGCGAACTGACCGGTTCGGACATCATCCTGGTGATCTCCATCATCGTGCCGATCATCGCCACGGTTCCCCTGGTCTACGCCTGGCTGGCCTCCAGGGGCCGCAATGCGATTCGATCGACGCGGCTGTGGAAGGTCATGAACCGCACCGCCGGCACCATCATGATCGGCGCAGGCGCGGTTATCGCGTCGGAGTAAGATGAAAACCGGGAAGCTAACGTTAACTTATTAAAATATAAGCCCCCATTCGACTCTCGACACCCGCGAAGCGGCACCAAAAATTTTTGGAAAGAGAGGGATAGGGGGTCTGGGGGGAAGGGAGAGAAGAACCTTTTTCAAAAAGTTTTCTCTCCCTTCCCCCCAGCCGCCGGAGGCCTTTTGTCCAACATCCTGACCGTCAGTGAGCTGACCCGATCAGTCAAGAACCTGCTTGAGGCGGAGTTCCCGTTCGTGTGGGTGCGCGGCCAGGTGACCAATCTTGCGCGCCCGGCCAGCGGGCATGTGTATTTTACGCTTTCGGACGGGGATGCGGCGTTGTCCGTGGTCTGGTTCAAGTCCTCGCAGATGTCGTCGGAGCCGGTGAAGCGGGGTGGGGACACGGTCAATCCGCTGACCGGAGAGATCGAGGAGGAGCAGGGCGGCACGGCCTTGAGCGGCAGCGGGATAGAGGACGGCATGGAGGTGCTGTGCGCAGGCAGGCTCAACGTGTACGAGCCGCGCGGTCAGTACCAGTTGGTGGCCGAACTGGTCCAGAGTCAGGGCGTGGGCGATCTGGCGGTGGCCTTTGAGGCGCTCAAGAAAAAGCTGGCCGCAAAAGGGTATTTCGACGAAGACCGCAAGCTTGCGTTGCCCCGTGACCCGAGGCGGGTGGCGGTGATCACTTCCCGGTCCGGCGCGGCCATCCGGGATTTTCTGCGCATTGCGGAGACGCGCGGCACCGGGGCGGAAATTCGTATTTATCCGTGTCTGGTGCAGGGTGAACGTGCTCCCTGGCAGATCGCCGAGGCCCTGGATCAGGTGGATGCCGAGGGTTGGGCCGAGGTGGCCGTGCTCATTCGCGGCGGCGGGTCGTTGGAGGATTTGTGGGCCTTCAATACCGAGGAAGTGGCGGACGCCATTTACCGGGCCAGACTGCCGGTCATCACGGGCGTGGGGCATGAACCGGACGTGTCCATAGCGGATTTCGTTGCGGACAAGCGTGCGGCCACGCCGAGCCATGCGGCCCAGGAGTTGTGGCCCCGGCGTGAGACCCTGGCCCAGAAACTGGACGTGCTCGATATGGGGTTGAACCGGGCTTACGGAAACTGGCTGTCCGGCAAGGACGGCCAGTTCGAGAATCTGCGCAAGGCCATGGTGTGGCTCTCCCCCAAACGGCGGCTGGAGCGGATGGAGGACAGGTTCTCCGCGCTCATGGCCCGGCTTCAGGGAGCCGGACTGGATCACTATTATGATTGTGCCGGGAATGCCACGCAGGCTGCGGACCGTCTGGACCGTGCGTTCGGGCCGGAGCGGCTGGACAACCTCGGCCGGGACGTGGCCGGGGTGGCGTACCGGCTGTCGAGGGCCTTTGGTCCAAGCCGGGTGGAGGGCCTGACGGACGGGCTTTCCGGGCTGAGTCAACGGCTGGACAAGGGGGCGTACCATGCTGCGGAGGCAAAGGGCCGTGAACTGGCCCTGCTTGAGACCGTGCTGCGTGGCCTGGACCCGGAAGCGCCGTTGGAGCGGGGCTATGCCCTGGTGCAGGTGGTCGGGACCGGTAAATTCCTGCGTGACCCTAAAGGGGTGACGAAGGGCGACGCACTTGATATCAGGGTCCGAGACGGTCGCGTTGCGGCCACGGTGACCGATACCAAACCAACCGACGCATAGGGGTATTGATGAAACGGTTTTTTCTGAGTTTGTTCCTGGTAGTCATTTTGGCCCTACCCATGATTCCCGTGTCCGGGACGGCCCAGGATTTCGGGCTGCAAGAGGGAGATGACATCGGCCTCGTCCTGCCGAAGGATGCTTCCGCTGCCAGCGAGGCCGCTCCCGTCCATGCCGGGTCCGCCCTGA from Pseudodesulfovibrio sp. S3 includes the following:
- a CDS encoding proline--tRNA ligase: MRLSRYYVPTLKEDPADAEVVSHKLLMRAGMIRKLTSGIYNYLPLGLRSINKVAAIVREEMDRAGALEVLLPMVQPADLWKETGRWDYYGKELLRFKDRHDRDYCLGPTHEEVITDLVRGEIKSYKQLPVNLYQVQTKFRDEIRPRFGLMRGREFIMKDAYSFDKDEEGAEKSYYDMFNAYKAAFSRIGLRFKPVQADSGAIGGDFSHEFMVLADTGEDTIASCLSCDFGANLEKAKVSPPKGAVCDESAVPALEEVATPGSHTVEEVCTFLGITADKLVKTLLFIVDGKPVAALVRGDREVNDVKLRNLVGGNEIELADEALVKKLTNAPVGFAGPAGLDKDVPVFADHELLTATDWVAGANKGDTHVRHLALGRDCTIEKYADLRVIDPTDPCPECGGRIEFTKGIEVGHVFKLGLKYSEKMEATFLDENGKSKPMVMGCYGIGVSRIVASAIEQNNDENGCIFPPSIAPFEVCLISLGGKDQDVVDKAEELYGTIMDLGVDAAFDDRNERPGVKFAEADLIGYPMQLVLGGKGLKSGIIEAKDRKTGEKIELPLDGFAEAFIAWRKQIWNNWGLEIA
- a CDS encoding LysE family translocator — translated: MTLESGIALALATFVFACIPGPGISAVVAQSLARGFKAGASFTCGLALGDVGYLLTALFGMGWVASQIGPYFVVLKWAGAAYLVYMGVNCWLAKPSASQGDACPMAVRPGRSFLTGLCVTMGNPKAIAFYCGFLPGFVNMRELTGSDIILVISIIVPIIATVPLVYAWLASRGRNAIRSTRLWKVMNRTAGTIMIGAGAVIASE
- the xseA gene encoding exodeoxyribonuclease VII large subunit gives rise to the protein MSNILTVSELTRSVKNLLEAEFPFVWVRGQVTNLARPASGHVYFTLSDGDAALSVVWFKSSQMSSEPVKRGGDTVNPLTGEIEEEQGGTALSGSGIEDGMEVLCAGRLNVYEPRGQYQLVAELVQSQGVGDLAVAFEALKKKLAAKGYFDEDRKLALPRDPRRVAVITSRSGAAIRDFLRIAETRGTGAEIRIYPCLVQGERAPWQIAEALDQVDAEGWAEVAVLIRGGGSLEDLWAFNTEEVADAIYRARLPVITGVGHEPDVSIADFVADKRAATPSHAAQELWPRRETLAQKLDVLDMGLNRAYGNWLSGKDGQFENLRKAMVWLSPKRRLERMEDRFSALMARLQGAGLDHYYDCAGNATQAADRLDRAFGPERLDNLGRDVAGVAYRLSRAFGPSRVEGLTDGLSGLSQRLDKGAYHAAEAKGRELALLETVLRGLDPEAPLERGYALVQVVGTGKFLRDPKGVTKGDALDIRVRDGRVAATVTDTKPTDA